One segment of Penaeus vannamei isolate JL-2024 chromosome 3, ASM4276789v1, whole genome shotgun sequence DNA contains the following:
- the LOC138859595 gene encoding protein GVQW3-like, whose translation MASRIHRTLKETFDEMRSTYVEDARLYNAVQHWHRRFRRGGRYMETAPLPGRPQSAIDEDTSHQVETVILEDLIVCQLTQDVKISVGSVDKIIHNHLHMQKLSARSVSRLLTPFEKEMNSFQGSFSHVPRKVAEHF comes from the coding sequence CCGCACACTAAAggagaccttcgatgaaatgagATCAACTTATGTGGAGGATGCCCGACTATATAACGCTGTTCAACATTGGCATCGCCGATTCAGGAGAGGTGGGAGATATATGGAAACGGCTCCTctcccagggcgaccccagtctgctATTGATGAGGACACCAGCCATCAAGTAGAGACTGTCATTTTGGAAGATCTTATTGTTTGTCAGCTTacccaagatgtcaagattagtgttgggtccgtggacaaaatcattcataaccatctgcatatgcaaaagctATCTGCTCGATCTGTTTCCAGACTACTGACGCCTTTCGAGAAAGAAATGAATTCATTCCAAGGATCTTTTAGCCACGTGCCAAGGAAAGTAGCAGAGCATTTTTAA